CCGGTCGAGGCGACACGCCACAGTACATCGGAGCTGCCGTTGCCGTCGAAGTCGCCGACCCCTTGAATCTGCCAGTCGCTCGACGGCGCAGTACCCAGCGAGGACTCGCCGATCTTCACCGTTCCGTTCATGCGCCACGTCTTGACCTCATCGGTCGTGGCGTTGCGCCAGAGGATGTCAGGATGCCCATCCCCGTTGAAATCCGAGAGAACGCCACAGGAAGACGCCGGGGGATGCACGGCGAGATTCCAGTCGTTGCAGTCCCCGCCCGCCGCCACGTATCCCGCGGGCGCAGTGCACGTCTGCACCGTCACCGCGGGGTTCCCGTACCCGTCGCCGTCCACGTCCCGGTAGAACGTCGTCAGGACGCCGTTGTCCACCACCCCGTCGCAGTCGTTGTCGATCCCGTCGCACACCTCCGGCGTCGGCGTCCCCGGCACGCAGCTGTCGTGCACCACGCCGCCCACGCAGCTCGTCACGCCCGTGCTGGCGCATACCGCCACTCCACAGCTCGTCGCCTGCGGAACGTATCCCTCGTCGGTCGACCCGTTGCAGTCGTCGTCGATCCCGTTGCAGTTTGCGTCCGAGGCCCCGGGATGCACTGCGGGATTCGCGTCGTTGCAGTCCCCGACCACCGCGACGTACCCCGCGGGCGCGGCGTAAGCCTGCACCGTCACCGCGGGGTTCCCGTAGCCGTCGCCGTCCGCGTCCCGGTAGAACGTCACCAGGGGGCCGTGCGGTCCCTGGATCTGCCAGCCCGAGGAGGGAGGCTCGGTCGGCATCCACGCCCAGCCCGTGACATGCGTCCCGTTCATCAGCCAGGCTCCCACCTGACCGGTCGTGACATTCCGCCAGACAACCTCGGAGCCGCCATCCCCATTGAGGTCCACGACCGTCCGGATCTGCCACCCGCTCGACGGAGGCTCCGTGGGCATCCAAGCCCAGCTGGCGATGGCCGATCCATTCATGAGCCAGGCCCCCACCTGGCCGGTCGTGGCGTTGCGCCAAAGTACGTCGCTGTTGCCGTCGGCGTTGAAGTCGCCGACGCCCTGGATCTGCCATCCGCTCGTCGGCGGCTCCGTCGGCATCCAGACCCAGTGGTCAATGACCACTCCGTTCATGAGCCACGCGCCCACCTGGCCGGTCGTGGTGTTGCGCCAGAGCACGTCAGGTTTGCCGTCGGCGTTGAAATCGCCGACCCCTTGGATCTGCCATCCGCTCGTTGGTCGCTCTGTCGGCATCGACGCCGTGCTGACGATGGTCGAACCATTCATGAGCCAGGCTCGCACCTGGCCGGTGGTGGTGTTGCGCCACAGCAAGTCGGAGCTGCCGTTGCCATCGAAGTCGCCGACCCCCTGGATTTGCCATCCGCTCGACGGCGGCTCCGTGGGCATCGAGATCCAGCCAATATGCACGGCCCCGTTCATTCGCCATGCTCCAATCTGACCGGTCGTGGCGTTCCGCCACAGGATGTCCGGGTGTCCATTCCCATCGAAGTCCGCGAGAACGCCACAAGTAAACCCCGGGGGATGCACGGCGGGATTCCAGTCGTTGCAGTCCCCACCCACGGCCACATACCCCTCGGGCGCCGTGCACGCCTGCACCGTCACTCCCGAGTTCCCGAACCCGTCACCGTCCGCGTCGCGGTAGTACGTCACGAGCACTCCACCCGCCGGGTTGGAGCAAACTCCCGTCGCTGGATCGCACACTCCAGCGTCGTGGCACTGATCGAGAGGAGTGCAGACCACCGGGTTGGAGCCCACGCAGGCACCCGCTTGGCAGGTATCGCTTTGCGTGCAGGCATTGGCGTCGCTGCAAGGCCAGCCGTTCGCTCTCGCCGGGTTGGTGCAGATCCCTGTTCCCGTGTCGCAGACACCGGCTTCGTGGCACTGGTCGAGCGGCGTGCAGCTCACCGGGTTGGAGCCGATGCAGACGCCGGTCTGGCAGGTATCGGTCTGCGTGCAGGCGTTGCCGTCGTTGCACGCCGAGTCGTTCGGCTTGTCGGGGTTCGAGCAAATCCCAGTGCCCGTGTCGCAGACACCGACCTCGTGGCACTGATCGAGCGCGGTGCAGTTGACCGAGTTGGAGCCGATGCAGACGCCGGTCTGGCAGGTATCGGTCTGCGTGCAGGCGTTCCCATCGTTGCAAGACGAGTCGTTCGGCTTGTCGGGGTTCGAGCAAATCCCAGTGCCCGTGTCGCAGACGCCGGCCTCGTGGCACTGGTCGAGCGCGGTGCACACCACGGGGTTCGAGCCGACGCAGACGCCAGTCTGGCAGGTATCGGTCTGGGTGCAGGCGTTCCCATCGTTGCAGGCCGAGTCGTTCGGCTTCTCGGGGTTCGAGCAGATGCCCGTGCCGGTGTCACAGACGCCGGCTTCGTGGCACTGGTCGAGCGGCGTGCAGCTCACCGGGTTGGAGCCGACGCAGACGCCAGTCTGGCAAGTGTCCGTCTGAGTGCAGGCGTTGCCGTCGTTGCACGCCGAGTCGTTCGGCTTCTCGGGGTTGGAGCAGATGCCCGTGCCGGTGTCACAGACGCCGGCTTCGTGGCACTGATCGAGCGCGGTACAAACCACGGGGTTCGACCCGACGCAGACGCCCGTCTGGCAAGTGTCGGTCTGCGTGCAGGCGTTGCCGTCGTTGCAGGCCGAGTCGTTCGGCTTGGCGGGGTTGGTGCAGATGCCCGTCCCCGTGTCGCAAACGCCCGCGTCGTGGCACTGATCCAGAGCGGTGCAGACGACCGGGTTCGAACCCACGCAGACGCCGGTCTGGCAGGTATCGGTCTGGGTGCAGGCGTTCCCATCGTTGCACGCCGAGTCGTTCGGCTTGGCGGGGTTCGAGCAGATGCCCGTGCCGGTGTCACAGACGCCGGCCTCGTGGCACTGGTCGAGCGCGGTGCACACCACGGGGTTGGACCCGACGCAGACGCCGGTCTGGCAGGTATCGGTCTGGGTGCAGGCGTTCCCATCGTTGCAGGCCGAGTCGTTCGGCTTGTCTGGGTTCGAGCAGATGCCCGTGCCGGTGTCACAGACGCCGGCTTCGTGGCACTGGTCGAGCGCGGTGCACACCACGGGGTTCGACCCGACGCAGACGCCGGTCTGGCAGGTATCGGTCTGGGTGCAGGCGTTCCCAT
This window of the Terriglobia bacterium genome carries:
- a CDS encoding FG-GAP-like repeat-containing protein yields the protein CNDGNACTQTDTCQTGVCVGSNPVVCTALDQCHEAGICDPGTGICTNPDKPNDSTCNDGNACTQTDTCQTGVCVGSNPVVCTALDQCHEVGVCDTGTGICSNPAKPNDSACNDGNACTQTDTCQTGVCVGSNPVVCTALDQCHEAGVCDTGTGICSNPEKPNDSACNDGNACTQTDTCQTGVCVGSNPVVCTALDQCHEAGVCDTGTGICSNPDKPNDSACNDGNACTQTDTCQTGVCVGSNPVVCTALDQCHEAGVCDTGTGICSNPAKPNDSACNDGNACTQTDTCQTGVCVGSNPVVCTALDQCHDAGVCDTGTGICTNPAKPNDSACNDGNACTQTDTCQTGVCVGSNPVVCTALDQCHEAGVCDTGTGICSNPEKPNDSACNDGNACTQTDTCQTGVCVGSNPVSCTPLDQCHEAGVCDTGTGICSNPEKPNDSACNDGNACTQTDTCQTGVCVGSNPVVCTALDQCHEAGVCDTGTGICSNPDKPNDSSCNDGNACTQTDTCQTGVCIGSNSVNCTALDQCHEVGVCDTGTGICSNPDKPNDSACNDGNACTQTDTCQTGVCIGSNPVSCTPLDQCHEAGVCDTGTGICTNPARANGWPCSDANACTQSDTCQAGACVGSNPVVCTPLDQCHDAGVCDPATGVCSNPAGGVLVTYYRDADGDGFGNSGVTVQACTAPEGYVAVGGDCNDWNPAVHPPGFTCGVLADFDGNGHPDILWRNATTGQIGAWRMNGAVHIGWISMPTEPPSSGWQIQGVGDFDGNGSSDLLWRNTTTGQVRAWLMNGSTIVSTASMPTERPTSGWQIQGVGDFNADGKPDVLWRNTTTGQVGAWLMNGVVIDHWVWMPTEPPTSGWQIQGVGDFNADGNSDVLWRNATTGQVGAWLMNGSAIASWAWMPTEPPSSGWQIRTVVDLNGDGGSEVVWRNVTTGQVGAWLMNGTHVTGWAWMPTEPPSSGWQIQGPHGPLVTFYRDADGDGYGNPAVTVQAYAAPAGYVAVVGDCNDANPAVHPGASDANCNGIDDDCNGSTDEGYVPQATSCGVAVCASTGVTSCVGGVVHDSCVPGTPTPEVCDGIDNDCDGVVDNGVLTTFYRDVDGDGYGNPAVTVQTCTAPAGYVAAGGDCNDWNLAVHPPASSCGVLSDFNGDGHPDILWRNATTDEVKTWRMNGTVKIGESSLGTAPSSDWQIQGVGDFDGNGSSDVLWRVASTGQVRAWLMNGSTIASTASMPTEPPTSGWQIQGVGDFNADGKPDVLWRNSTTGQVGAWLMNGVVIDHWVWMPREPPTSGWQIQGVGDFNADGNSDVLWRNTTTGQVGAWLMNGSTVASWAWMPTEPLSSGWQIQAVVDLTGDGGSEVVWRNATTGQVGAWLMNGTHVSGWAWMPTEPPSSGWQIQGREELLEMFCKEVVGDGYGEPAVTVQAYATPAGHVALGRRSDDADPAMHPGPSDGK